A window from Dama dama isolate Ldn47 chromosome 11, ASM3311817v1, whole genome shotgun sequence encodes these proteins:
- the PDIA6 gene encoding protein disulfide-isomerase A6, whose protein sequence is MARLVLGLMSCTLFITVNGLYSSSDDVIELTPSNFNREVIQSDSLWLVEFYAPWCGHCQRLTPEWKKAATALKDVVKVGAVDADKHQSLGGQYGVQGFPTIKIFGSNKNKPEDYQGGRTGEAIVDAALSALRQLVKDRLGGRGNGYSSGKQGRGDSSSKKDVIELTDDSFDKNVLDSEDVWMVEFYAPWCGHCKNLEPEWAAAATEVKEQTKGKVKLAAVDATVNQVLASRYGIRGFPTIKIFQKGESPVDYDGGRTRSDIVSRALDLFSDNAPPPELLEIINEDIAKKTCEEHQLCVVAVLPHILDTGAAGRNSYLEVLLKLADKYKKKMWGWLWTEAGAQSELENALGIGGFGYPAMAAINARKMKFALLKGSFSEQGINEFLRELSFGRGSTAPVGGGAFPAISTREPWDGKDGELPVEDDIDLSDVELDDLEKDEL, encoded by the exons ATGGCTCGCTTGGTGCTAG GTCTGATGAGCTGTACCCTCTTTATAACAGTTAATGGTCTGTATTCGTCTAGTGATGATGTAATTGAATTAACCCCCTCAAACTTCAACCGAGAAGTTATTCAGAGTGACAGTTTGTGGCTTGTAGAATTCTATGCTCCATG GTGTGGCCACTGCCAGAGGTTAACACCAGAATGGAAGAAAGCAGCAACTGCCTTGAAA GATGTTGTCAAAGTTGGTGCAGTTGACGCGGACAAACATCAGTCCCTGGGGGGTCAGTATGGTGTTCAGGGATTTCCTACCATTAAGATTTTTGGATCcaacaaaaacaaaccagaagATTATCAGG GTGGCAGAACTGGCGAGGCCATCGTGGACGCTGCCCTCAGTGCTTTGCGCCAGCTTGTGAAAGACCGCCTTGGCGGCCGGGGCAATGGCTACAGTTCTGGAAAACAA GGCAGAGGTGACAGTTCAAGTAAGAAGGACGTGATTGAGCTGACGGACGACAGCTTTGACAAGAATGTCCTTGACAGTGAAGATGTTTGGATGGTTGAGTTTTATGCTCCCTGGTGTGGACACTGCAAAAA CCTAGAGCCAGAATGGGCCGCAGCCGCTACAGAGGTAAAAGAGCAAACGAAAGGCAAAGTGAAACTCGCAGCTGTGGATGCCACCGTGAACCAGGTTCTCGCCAGCCGATACGGG attAGGGGATTCCCTACAATCAAGATATTTCAGAAAGGCGAGTCTCCTGTGGATTACGATGGGGGACGCACGAGATCCGACATTGTTTCCCGGGCCCTCGATCTGTTTTCTGATAACGCCCCACCTCCTGAGCTGCTTGAG ATTATCAACGAGGACATTGCCAAGAAGACGTGTGAGGAGCATCAGCTCTGTGTCGTGGCCGTGCTGCCCCACATTCTTGACACGG GAGCTGCAGGCAGAAATTCTTACTTGGAAGTTCTTCTGAAGTTGGCGGACAAATACAAGAAGAAAATGTGGGG GTGGCTGTGGACAGAAGCTGGAGCCCAATCTGAGCTAGAGAATGCGCTGGGGATCGGCGGGTTTGGATACCCTGCTATGGCAGCTATTAACGCACGCAAGATGAAATTTGCTCTCCTAAAGGGATCATTCAGTGAGCAAGGCATTAATGAGTTTCTCAG GGAGCTGTCTTTTGGGCGTGGATCTACAGCCCCTGTAGGCGGCGG